ACACGAAGCCCTAGCCTCAAGAACAGTGAGGCCTAACACATCGAAGGCTTCAAGAATGGCGGCAAGGAGTCCTGGGCTGTTCTTATTTGTGAACACGCTGATGAGGAAACCCTTCTCGACGACCTCAACACTCACCTGAATATACAAAGTAAAGTTAGCGGCCATTTGCAGTTAGTAGATGGTGTCCCAGTGAGAAATATTATTGGTTATCGGGAATGCAATATTGATTCGTACCAACTGCGAGGGTTCTTCACAAAGAGTAGGAGAAGTGGTGTTTTGCGTGCAAGCTATCTCTTGATTCAGCTTTGAAATTTTCTGCTTCAGATCTTTGATGTATGTC
This region of Lolium perenne isolate Kyuss_39 chromosome 2, Kyuss_2.0, whole genome shotgun sequence genomic DNA includes:
- the LOC127335233 gene encoding transcription factor ICE1, whose amino-acid sequence is MVSKEQKRASLHEKLQILRTLTHSQAANKRSIIADASTYIKDLKQKISKLNQEIACTQNTTSPTLCEEPSQLVSVEVVEKGFLISVFTNKNSPGLLAAILEAFDVLGLTVLEARASCAGSFRLQAVGGEDEGEEVIDAQAVEQAVMQAIRSYPGN